A region of Paenibacillus sp. JNUCC-31 DNA encodes the following proteins:
- the frr gene encoding ribosome recycling factor: MPQAVKKHAEERMDKAIQALRRDLATLRAGRATPALLDRIQVEYYGAMTPLNQLANISTPDSRTLMIQPWDKSSMGDIERAIMKSDLGLTPANDGTMIRLSIPALTEERRQELVKLTKKFGEEGKVAIRNIRRDANDDIKKMEKSDISEDESRRHQDDIQKSTDKYIAEVDKVLAAKEKEIMEV, translated from the coding sequence ATGCCACAAGCGGTTAAAAAACATGCCGAAGAACGTATGGATAAAGCGATTCAAGCGTTACGACGTGATCTTGCCACTTTGCGTGCAGGTCGTGCAACTCCGGCTCTTCTCGACCGGATTCAAGTGGAGTATTACGGTGCAATGACTCCGCTCAACCAATTGGCTAATATCAGTACACCGGATTCCCGGACATTGATGATCCAGCCGTGGGATAAATCCTCCATGGGGGACATTGAGCGTGCAATTATGAAATCCGATCTTGGCCTAACGCCAGCGAACGACGGAACTATGATTCGTCTGTCCATTCCAGCACTTACGGAAGAACGCAGACAAGAACTTGTGAAGTTGACGAAAAAGTTCGGTGAAGAAGGTAAAGTAGCGATTCGTAATATTCGCCGTGATGCGAATGATGATATCAAAAAAATGGAGAAGTCAGACATTTCCGAGGATGAGTCCCGGAGACATCAGGATGATATCCAAAAATCGACCGACAAGTATATTGCTGAAGTCGACAAGGTACTCGCTGCCAAAGAAAAAGAAATTATGGAAGTGTAA
- the proS gene encoding proline--tRNA ligase — protein MSKENDKQFVTEITPQGEDFSRWYIDVIKKADLMDYSPVRGCIVFKPDGFEIWEHIKDEMDRRFRETGHRNAYFPMFIPESFFQKEKEHVEGFNPELPWVTEAGGEKLEERLAIRPTSETIIGHMYSKWIQSYRDLPVLINQWANVVRWEKRTLPFLRTSEFLWQEGHTAHETEEEAREETMKMLEIYREVVEEYLAIPVITGQKTKSEKFAGAVDTFSIEAMMKDGRAVQAGTSHYMGTNFAKAFEIQYLSRNNVLELAHTTSWGTSTRLIGALIMVHGDDRGLVLPPKVAPTQVVMIPIGPPKTRDAVVGRADELFGELKQAGIRVKMDDRSDVRPGWKFNEYEMRGVPIRLEIGPRDMENGVCVLVSRITGEKKVVEQANLVEEIQAMLTQVQADMLQRARTFMSDNFYSVDTLDEMKELMENKRGFTLAGWCGSETCEDKVREVTGATSRNIPFQPAEEKHTCLACGEQAKHTVVFARAY, from the coding sequence ATGTCAAAGGAAAATGATAAACAGTTCGTGACTGAAATTACACCTCAGGGTGAAGATTTCTCACGCTGGTACATTGATGTTATTAAAAAAGCTGATCTCATGGACTATTCACCCGTGCGCGGATGTATTGTTTTCAAACCAGACGGCTTCGAAATTTGGGAGCATATCAAAGATGAGATGGACCGCCGTTTCCGAGAAACAGGTCATCGTAATGCCTACTTCCCAATGTTCATTCCCGAGAGCTTTTTCCAAAAAGAAAAAGAGCATGTGGAAGGATTCAATCCTGAACTGCCTTGGGTAACAGAAGCGGGCGGTGAGAAGCTGGAAGAGCGTCTGGCGATTCGTCCAACTTCGGAAACCATCATTGGTCACATGTACTCCAAGTGGATTCAGTCCTATCGTGACTTGCCGGTGCTTATCAACCAGTGGGCTAACGTGGTACGCTGGGAGAAGAGAACCTTGCCATTCCTTCGTACGAGTGAGTTCCTGTGGCAAGAGGGGCATACGGCGCATGAGACAGAGGAAGAAGCACGTGAAGAGACGATGAAAATGCTGGAAATCTACCGCGAAGTGGTGGAAGAATATCTGGCGATTCCCGTCATTACAGGTCAGAAAACAAAATCAGAGAAATTTGCGGGTGCTGTAGATACTTTCTCCATCGAAGCGATGATGAAGGACGGACGTGCAGTTCAGGCCGGAACTTCTCATTATATGGGTACGAATTTTGCAAAAGCATTTGAGATCCAGTATCTTAGTCGCAACAACGTGTTGGAACTGGCTCACACCACTTCATGGGGAACAAGCACGCGTCTAATCGGTGCGTTAATCATGGTTCACGGAGATGACCGTGGTCTTGTGCTTCCTCCTAAAGTTGCACCAACACAAGTGGTTATGATTCCGATTGGCCCGCCAAAAACACGTGATGCTGTTGTAGGTCGTGCGGATGAATTGTTCGGTGAACTGAAACAAGCAGGAATTCGTGTGAAAATGGATGATCGCAGTGATGTTCGCCCAGGCTGGAAATTCAACGAATACGAGATGCGAGGTGTTCCGATCCGTCTCGAAATCGGTCCGCGTGATATGGAAAACGGTGTATGTGTACTCGTTTCCCGGATCACAGGAGAGAAGAAAGTCGTAGAACAAGCCAATCTGGTGGAAGAAATCCAGGCGATGCTTACTCAAGTTCAGGCGGATATGCTGCAACGGGCTCGCACCTTTATGTCGGACAACTTCTACTCGGTGGATACACTGGATGAGATGAAAGAACTGATGGAAAATAAACGCGGGTTCACACTGGCTGGCTGGTGCGGTTCAGAAACTTGCGAAGATAAAGTAAGAGAAGTAACAGGTGCAACAAGCCGGAACATTCCGTTCCAGCCTGCGGAAGAAAAGCATACGTGCCTGGCTTGTGGTGAACAAGCGAAACACACGGTAGTGTTTGCAAGAGCGTACTAA
- a CDS encoding 1-deoxy-D-xylulose-5-phosphate reductoisomerase has protein sequence MKKISILGSTGSIGTQTLDVVDMHPERFQVEGLAAGGNIDLLIEQAKLYKPKKVSVGSKELAETVAPHLPAGTQLFYGKEGLVEVAAGTDADTVVTAVMGSIGLESTLAAIDAGKQIGLANKETLITAGHIVTARANAKGVPILPVDSEHSAIFQCLNGEPRERLMGITLTASGGSFRDLTREQLKEVTVEDALKHPNWSMGSKITIDSATMVNKGLEVIEAHWLFGLSYDQINVLLHPESIIHSYVEFKDTSIIAQLGNPDMRVPIQYALTYPDRLPSPAQRLSLAQAGKLHFGEMDMERFPCLRMAYECGKMGGTATTAFNAANEVAVARFLRKEISFLKIEDIIASVLEAHRNVDEPDLAEIARCDQESRQLASRL, from the coding sequence ATGAAAAAAATTTCGATTCTCGGGTCAACCGGTTCCATTGGAACCCAGACACTGGATGTAGTCGATATGCATCCTGAACGCTTCCAAGTAGAAGGATTGGCTGCTGGTGGCAATATAGATCTGCTGATTGAGCAAGCGAAGCTCTACAAGCCCAAAAAGGTGTCCGTTGGCTCGAAAGAGCTGGCAGAGACGGTAGCTCCGCACTTGCCTGCTGGAACGCAACTTTTTTATGGCAAAGAAGGACTAGTGGAAGTTGCTGCTGGAACGGATGCAGATACAGTTGTTACTGCTGTAATGGGGAGTATCGGGCTTGAATCGACCTTGGCTGCAATCGATGCGGGCAAACAGATCGGGTTGGCTAACAAGGAGACGCTGATTACAGCGGGACATATTGTTACTGCGAGAGCCAATGCAAAGGGAGTTCCCATTTTACCGGTAGATAGTGAGCACTCGGCTATTTTTCAATGTTTAAATGGAGAACCGCGTGAACGCTTGATGGGCATTACACTTACAGCCTCTGGTGGATCATTTCGTGATCTGACTCGCGAGCAGTTAAAGGAAGTTACGGTGGAAGACGCACTCAAACATCCCAACTGGTCCATGGGCTCCAAAATCACGATTGATTCAGCAACGATGGTGAACAAAGGTCTCGAAGTCATTGAAGCGCACTGGCTGTTCGGTCTTTCTTATGATCAGATTAATGTACTGCTTCATCCGGAAAGTATTATTCATTCCTACGTGGAGTTCAAGGATACGAGTATTATTGCGCAGCTTGGCAATCCGGACATGCGTGTTCCCATCCAGTATGCATTGACCTATCCAGACCGCTTGCCATCTCCTGCACAGCGTCTGTCTTTGGCACAAGCGGGCAAATTACACTTCGGTGAAATGGATATGGAGCGGTTCCCTTGTTTAAGAATGGCATACGAGTGTGGTAAAATGGGTGGGACCGCGACAACAGCTTTTAATGCAGCCAACGAGGTTGCCGTAGCCCGTTTCTTGCGTAAAGAGATTTCATTCCTTAAAATAGAGGATATTATTGCTTCTGTGCTGGAAGCACACCGCAATGTAGACGAGCCTGATTTGGCTGAAATTGCAAGATGTGATCAGGAGAGTCGTCAACTTGCGTCTCGTCTGTAA
- the tsf gene encoding translation elongation factor Ts, with translation MAVNASAVKELREKTGAGMLDCKKALEEANGDITKAAELLREKGLSAAASKAGRAATEGVVESYIHAGGRIGVLVEVNCETDFVGKTDQFKDFVKDIAMQIAAASPKFVTREEVPTEELEKEKEILKAQALNEGKPEKIVEKMVEGRIGKYYEEFCLLEQTFVKDPDKTISQLLNEKISQIGENISIRRFVRYELGEGLEKKVDNFVEEVMSQVNK, from the coding sequence ATGGCAGTTAATGCGAGTGCAGTAAAAGAACTCCGTGAAAAAACGGGCGCAGGTATGCTCGATTGCAAAAAAGCATTGGAAGAAGCAAACGGTGACATCACGAAAGCAGCTGAACTGCTGCGTGAAAAAGGTCTGTCAGCAGCAGCTAGCAAAGCTGGCCGTGCAGCAACTGAAGGCGTTGTAGAATCTTACATCCACGCAGGTGGACGTATCGGTGTATTGGTAGAAGTGAACTGCGAAACTGACTTCGTAGGTAAAACAGACCAATTCAAAGATTTCGTTAAGGACATTGCTATGCAAATCGCAGCAGCGAGCCCGAAATTTGTTACTCGTGAAGAAGTTCCTACAGAAGAGCTGGAAAAAGAGAAAGAAATCTTGAAAGCTCAAGCTTTGAACGAAGGCAAACCAGAAAAAATCGTTGAGAAAATGGTTGAAGGTCGTATCGGTAAATATTACGAAGAATTCTGCCTGTTGGAGCAAACCTTTGTTAAAGATCCTGACAAAACAATCTCCCAACTGTTGAACGAAAAAATCAGCCAAATTGGTGAAAATATCTCCATCCGTCGTTTCGTTCGTTATGAACTGGGTGAAGGTCTTGAGAAAAAAGTAGACAACTTCGTAGAAGAAGTTATGTCCCAAGTAAACAAATAA
- a CDS encoding isoprenyl transferase: MIKRVRSWWNGADKQETLTISEDNIPQHVAIIMDGNGRWAKRLGLPRIAGHQNGMKAVKRATIAADELGIKYLTMYAFSTENWTRPKEEVDFLMRLPQEFLAIELDELIEKNVRIRMMGQEEHLPSHTINALREAIRLTEHNTGLVLNFAMNYGSRHEMTDCVKQIALQVKSGNLSAEDITPELIDRHMLTANMPDPDLLIRTSGELRLSNFMLWQLAYSELWFTDIYWPEFGKKHLLEAVAEYQRRTRRYGGLK, translated from the coding sequence ATGATCAAACGGGTTCGGTCGTGGTGGAATGGGGCTGACAAGCAGGAAACGCTGACTATATCCGAGGATAATATCCCGCAGCACGTCGCCATCATCATGGACGGCAATGGACGATGGGCCAAACGTTTGGGCCTCCCACGAATAGCTGGTCACCAGAATGGGATGAAGGCGGTCAAACGTGCGACCATCGCGGCGGATGAACTGGGCATCAAATATCTGACGATGTACGCTTTTTCAACAGAAAACTGGACACGTCCAAAAGAAGAAGTGGATTTTCTGATGCGACTTCCGCAAGAATTTCTGGCGATAGAGCTGGATGAACTTATAGAAAAAAATGTACGTATTCGCATGATGGGGCAAGAAGAGCATTTGCCTTCTCATACCATTAATGCCTTGCGTGAAGCAATCCGTCTAACGGAACATAACACAGGGCTTGTTTTGAATTTTGCAATGAATTATGGAAGTCGCCATGAAATGACAGACTGTGTCAAACAGATCGCTCTGCAGGTAAAGTCGGGGAACTTATCGGCAGAGGACATTACACCTGAGCTCATTGACAGACATATGTTGACTGCCAATATGCCTGATCCGGATTTGCTGATTCGGACGAGTGGAGAGTTAAGGCTGAGTAATTTCATGCTTTGGCAGCTTGCATACAGCGAATTATGGTTTACGGATATATACTGGCCCGAATTTGGCAAAAAGCATCTGCTTGAAGCAGTAGCCGAATATCAGCGCAGAACAAGGCGTTACGGCGGTTTGAAATAG
- the rseP gene encoding RIP metalloprotease RseP has translation METIQVVFLTVLMFFVIVTVHEWGHYYFAKRAGILVREFAIGFGPKLFSYKRNETQFTLRLLPFGGYARMAGEDPELVEIQEGQTIAVRSADDQVKLIYLDQLDNRKNVIRGEVISIDMENALKLQLDVDGEVQQYRIHPQAMLVSRGKQTQIAPKDRQFGSKTVGQRAMAIFAGPLMNFILAFVLFAVYAQMAGVPVENPKNLEIGEVLEGGAAYQANLQKGDIIETINGTAIGTDSQKMVTMIADSKDKPMEWTLRRGNETFNITITPRAVEGQEGGKVGIVPTLPTRSVGFVETFKVSGIAMVDTTKVIFEGFKHLINQFNMDDIGGPVRTFEVTGQIAKQGIEQLTRWAAILSLYLGIFNLLPIPALDGSRLVFLGIEGLRGRPVDPNREGMVHFVGFAMLFVLMLAVTYNDILRLING, from the coding sequence TTGGAAACCATACAAGTGGTATTTCTAACGGTGCTCATGTTCTTTGTCATCGTGACGGTTCATGAATGGGGGCATTATTATTTTGCCAAGCGCGCCGGTATTCTTGTACGGGAATTTGCGATCGGTTTTGGTCCCAAATTATTCTCATATAAAAGAAACGAGACCCAGTTCACACTGCGCTTGCTGCCATTTGGCGGATATGCACGTATGGCAGGGGAAGATCCGGAACTGGTAGAGATTCAGGAAGGTCAGACTATTGCCGTAAGATCGGCTGATGACCAAGTGAAATTGATCTACCTTGATCAGTTGGATAACCGTAAAAATGTTATTCGTGGTGAAGTGATCTCCATCGATATGGAGAATGCATTAAAACTGCAACTTGATGTGGATGGCGAAGTTCAGCAATATCGGATACACCCGCAAGCCATGCTGGTAAGTCGTGGCAAGCAAACCCAGATCGCACCGAAAGATCGCCAATTTGGCAGTAAAACGGTGGGTCAACGGGCAATGGCCATTTTTGCTGGACCACTCATGAATTTTATTTTGGCATTTGTATTGTTTGCGGTCTATGCCCAAATGGCTGGAGTTCCGGTTGAAAATCCGAAAAATCTGGAAATTGGTGAAGTGCTCGAAGGTGGAGCTGCCTACCAGGCGAACCTGCAAAAGGGAGATATCATTGAAACCATTAATGGTACTGCTATTGGTACAGATTCGCAAAAAATGGTGACGATGATTGCTGATTCCAAAGACAAGCCAATGGAATGGACATTGCGTCGGGGGAATGAAACGTTTAATATAACGATCACCCCTCGTGCCGTAGAAGGTCAAGAGGGTGGTAAGGTCGGAATTGTACCCACATTGCCAACCCGATCTGTTGGATTTGTGGAAACCTTTAAGGTTTCGGGAATTGCGATGGTCGATACCACCAAAGTGATCTTTGAAGGCTTTAAACATCTGATTAATCAGTTCAACATGGATGACATAGGTGGCCCGGTTCGTACATTTGAGGTCACAGGCCAAATCGCGAAGCAGGGGATTGAACAGTTGACAAGATGGGCAGCAATCTTGAGCCTGTATCTTGGTATTTTCAACCTGTTACCGATTCCGGCGCTGGATGGTAGCCGTCTTGTATTCCTTGGTATTGAAGGATTGCGGGGCAGACCGGTTGATCCGAACCGGGAAGGCATGGTCCATTTTGTTGGATTCGCCATGCTGTTTGTACTGATGCTGGCTGTAACATACAATGATATACTACGTTTGATTAACGGATAA
- a CDS encoding endolytic transglycosylase MltG, translating into MDKRSLWIGLGSGMIVGAVLLQLATVGQNALSESNLDPEEVTANLTKEQLEMAAKSMDMKLVGTEDELYTETEWVEKKKQESSELQGKTATTPEAAKSAEKPEQPEKPQQPAANEDDAQSKVSQPKTTEPSTPSSPQLEKVSFKVRPGNSLAIVAGNLEKAGIVDNAEAFIKAGRAERINTKIQVGTYALEKGESFQSIIAKITKEPSS; encoded by the coding sequence ATGGACAAACGCTCTCTATGGATTGGACTTGGAAGTGGCATGATTGTTGGAGCAGTGCTGCTACAGCTTGCAACGGTGGGGCAGAATGCGTTGTCTGAGAGCAATCTCGATCCGGAGGAAGTCACAGCCAATCTGACGAAGGAACAGCTTGAAATGGCTGCGAAGAGTATGGATATGAAGTTGGTAGGTACAGAAGATGAGCTGTATACCGAAACAGAGTGGGTAGAGAAGAAAAAGCAGGAAAGCAGCGAACTGCAGGGAAAAACGGCAACAACACCCGAGGCGGCAAAGTCGGCTGAGAAACCAGAGCAACCGGAGAAGCCGCAGCAACCAGCCGCTAACGAAGATGACGCACAGAGCAAAGTTAGTCAGCCAAAGACAACGGAACCGTCGACACCAAGCAGTCCTCAATTGGAAAAAGTGTCCTTCAAAGTCCGTCCAGGCAATAGTCTAGCCATAGTGGCAGGGAATTTGGAGAAAGCCGGTATTGTTGATAACGCTGAGGCTTTTATAAAGGCAGGCAGGGCAGAGCGAATTAACACTAAAATACAAGTAGGCACATATGCGTTGGAAAAGGGTGAAAGCTTCCAATCGATTATCGCCAAGATTACAAAAGAACCGTCAAGCTGA
- a CDS encoding DUF342 domain-containing protein has translation MTQQTVLEQCLSIVLSDDKSTAYLEFSKQEEDFTCTLDELEQYMGSQGIKYGMLRDAMLAFVSHPEAYVKAQYKIAEGIKPVQGTDGFIKVLVGMNDNERRPLEAEDGKVDYKEVTRLNNVRSGQIIAERIPPVDGTVGRAVTGEEIPFRPGKEARFKVGKNVVVDPEGSAMYAALDGLVTKTDGNKLNVFPVYEINGDVDYNIGNIDFVGTVVIRGNVLTGFKIKAAGDIRVVGGVEGAELEAGGSVEISGGIIGYNKGLVQAGHNVKCTFIQEGNVDASENVIVSQSIMHSTIRAGNAVICEGTKGLIVGGSIQAGENVSARVVGNSMSTVTSIEVGVLPKLRNELTDLRKEVREQMDALDKTKKALTLLDQLAAAGQLSPDKMSMRIKLSATQKSALRLSEETKTRIFEIEKVLEDTSRARVDIHKMIYGGSKIVIGRYTKFIKDPVSRISFYYHDGDITMVPFI, from the coding sequence TTGACACAACAAACTGTTTTGGAACAGTGTTTGAGCATTGTTTTATCAGATGATAAAAGTACGGCCTACCTTGAATTTTCCAAACAGGAAGAAGATTTTACCTGCACACTGGATGAGCTCGAACAATATATGGGGAGCCAGGGGATTAAGTATGGTATGTTGCGCGATGCAATGCTCGCTTTTGTAAGTCATCCAGAAGCATATGTAAAGGCTCAGTACAAAATTGCCGAAGGGATTAAACCAGTGCAGGGAACGGATGGATTTATCAAGGTACTGGTAGGGATGAATGACAATGAACGGCGGCCTTTGGAAGCTGAAGATGGAAAAGTCGACTACAAAGAAGTAACCCGCTTAAACAATGTTCGATCAGGCCAGATTATTGCGGAACGGATTCCTCCAGTAGATGGTACGGTAGGCAGGGCTGTCACAGGAGAAGAGATTCCATTTCGGCCTGGGAAAGAAGCCCGCTTCAAGGTTGGGAAAAATGTTGTAGTTGACCCTGAAGGATCTGCAATGTATGCCGCTCTGGATGGATTGGTGACCAAGACAGATGGCAACAAATTGAATGTCTTTCCCGTATATGAAATCAATGGCGATGTCGATTATAACATTGGCAACATTGATTTTGTGGGTACGGTTGTCATACGTGGTAATGTACTTACCGGATTTAAGATAAAAGCAGCGGGCGATATCCGTGTAGTCGGCGGTGTCGAGGGAGCGGAGCTGGAAGCAGGTGGCTCTGTCGAAATTTCCGGCGGCATTATTGGCTATAACAAAGGGTTAGTACAAGCTGGACATAACGTGAAGTGTACCTTTATACAAGAAGGCAATGTCGATGCCTCTGAAAATGTTATCGTCTCCCAAAGCATTATGCATTCCACTATTCGTGCAGGAAATGCAGTGATTTGTGAAGGTACAAAAGGACTTATCGTCGGCGGGTCGATTCAGGCTGGCGAAAACGTCTCAGCACGCGTTGTCGGCAACAGCATGTCTACTGTGACTTCCATTGAAGTAGGAGTATTGCCAAAACTCCGTAATGAGCTGACCGACTTGCGCAAGGAAGTCAGGGAGCAAATGGATGCCTTGGATAAAACGAAGAAAGCATTGACATTGCTGGATCAGCTAGCTGCAGCAGGGCAATTGAGTCCGGACAAAATGTCCATGCGCATCAAGCTGAGTGCTACACAAAAATCTGCGCTTCGTCTTAGTGAGGAGACGAAAACACGTATCTTTGAAATCGAGAAGGTACTTGAAGATACAAGCAGGGCTCGTGTTGATATTCATAAGATGATTTATGGTGGCTCTAAAATAGTTATCGGCAGATACACCAAATTTATTAAAGATCCGGTAAGTCGAATATCTTTTTATTATCATGATGGGGATATAACGATGGTCCCGTTCATTTAA
- the rpsB gene encoding 30S ribosomal protein S2 — protein MAVISMKQLLEAGVHFGHQTRRWNPKMDRYIFTERNGIYIIDLQKTVKKVEEAYNFVKGIAGENGTILFVGTKKQAQDSVKEEAERAGQFYINQRWLGGTLTNFQTIQKRIDRLKQLEAWEEDGTFAVLPKKEVILLRKEKDRLEKFLGGIKNMKGLPSALFIIDPRKERIAVAEARKLGIPIVGIVDTNCDPDEIDYVIPGNDDAIRAVKLLTGKMADAVIEANQGEETSA, from the coding sequence ATGGCAGTAATCTCCATGAAGCAGCTTCTTGAAGCTGGGGTACACTTCGGTCACCAAACTCGTCGTTGGAACCCAAAAATGGATCGTTATATCTTCACTGAAAGAAACGGAATTTATATCATTGACTTGCAAAAGACAGTGAAAAAAGTCGAAGAGGCTTACAACTTCGTTAAAGGAATCGCAGGAGAGAATGGTACAATTCTTTTCGTGGGTACGAAAAAACAAGCTCAAGATTCCGTTAAAGAAGAAGCTGAACGCGCTGGTCAATTCTACATTAACCAACGTTGGCTCGGCGGTACCCTGACTAACTTCCAAACAATTCAAAAACGTATCGATCGTTTGAAACAATTGGAAGCTTGGGAAGAAGACGGTACATTCGCTGTATTGCCTAAAAAAGAAGTAATCTTGCTTCGCAAAGAGAAAGATCGTCTGGAGAAATTCCTCGGCGGTATTAAAAATATGAAAGGCCTGCCAAGCGCCCTCTTCATTATCGATCCACGCAAAGAGCGTATCGCTGTTGCTGAAGCTCGCAAATTGGGTATCCCAATTGTAGGTATCGTTGATACCAACTGCGATCCGGACGAGATCGATTATGTTATCCCGGGTAATGACGACGCGATCCGCGCTGTTAAATTGCTGACAGGTAAAATGGCTGACGCTGTAATCGAAGCTAACCAAGGCGAAGAAACTTCCGCTTAA
- the pyrH gene encoding UMP kinase, whose protein sequence is MEQPVFKRVVLKVSGESLSGQNGYGIDAETISSIAQQVKEVVELGVQVAIVCGGGNIWRGIAGSENGIDRATADYMGMLATVMNSLALQDALEQIEVPTRVQTSIAMQQIAEPYIRRRAIRHLEKGRVVIFAAGTGNPFFSTDTTAALRAAEIEAEVILMAKNKVDGVYSADPFKDSTAVKFDQLTYMDILNKDLGVMDSTASSLCKDNNIPLIVFAITEQGNIKRVVLGERIGTIVKGSVD, encoded by the coding sequence TTGGAACAGCCAGTATTTAAACGTGTTGTCTTGAAAGTCAGCGGAGAGTCTCTTTCCGGTCAAAACGGCTACGGTATTGATGCAGAGACGATCTCGTCGATTGCCCAGCAGGTAAAAGAAGTGGTTGAACTTGGTGTACAGGTTGCTATCGTATGTGGCGGGGGAAACATTTGGCGCGGAATTGCTGGTAGCGAAAACGGCATTGATAGAGCAACTGCGGATTATATGGGCATGCTGGCGACGGTAATGAACTCGCTCGCACTGCAAGATGCACTGGAACAGATCGAAGTGCCTACACGCGTACAGACATCAATTGCCATGCAACAAATTGCAGAGCCTTATATTCGTCGTAGAGCTATTCGTCATCTGGAGAAAGGCCGGGTCGTTATTTTTGCAGCAGGTACAGGTAACCCGTTCTTCTCCACCGATACAACAGCAGCACTGCGCGCAGCAGAGATCGAAGCAGAAGTCATTTTGATGGCCAAAAATAAAGTCGATGGTGTATACTCAGCAGATCCGTTTAAAGACAGCACCGCTGTCAAGTTTGATCAGTTGACTTACATGGATATACTTAACAAAGATCTTGGTGTAATGGACTCAACGGCGTCCTCGCTTTGTAAGGACAACAACATTCCGTTGATCGTATTTGCCATTACAGAACAAGGTAACATCAAACGTGTTGTTCTTGGTGAACGCATCGGGACAATCGTTAAAGGGAGTGTAGATTAA
- a CDS encoding phosphatidate cytidylyltransferase, with translation MKQRLTTGIIAGVLFLGFCMLGGPWYHGLVLLMALIGYYEFVKMTGVQPFSGVALIGYAGIFAIVFPWEMVWEARPLTMFQIGWLVMLLLMTASVVTKNKIPVNTVAMLFLGVLYIGIGFYYIAESRHLHHGLFWTFLLLGSIWASDAGAYFVGKLIGKNKLWPSISPNKTVEGAIGGIVIAIVTSVVFAWVSDGLLTWQRAIWIGLACAVVGQMGDLIQSAYKRVYNIKDSGTLLPGHGGILDRCDSWIVVFPFVHILMLLPY, from the coding sequence TTGAAACAGCGATTAACGACAGGAATCATAGCAGGTGTGTTGTTTTTGGGTTTTTGCATGCTGGGCGGACCCTGGTACCACGGCCTGGTATTGCTTATGGCTCTCATCGGTTATTATGAATTTGTAAAAATGACTGGGGTACAGCCTTTTTCGGGTGTAGCCCTGATCGGATATGCTGGCATTTTTGCGATTGTGTTTCCTTGGGAAATGGTATGGGAAGCAAGGCCTTTAACGATGTTCCAGATCGGCTGGCTTGTGATGCTTTTATTGATGACGGCCTCTGTAGTCACTAAAAATAAAATTCCTGTAAATACAGTAGCTATGCTGTTTCTGGGAGTATTGTATATAGGCATTGGTTTTTATTACATTGCAGAATCCAGACATTTGCATCACGGATTGTTCTGGACATTTCTTCTACTGGGCTCCATATGGGCAAGCGATGCGGGTGCCTACTTTGTAGGGAAACTCATCGGGAAAAACAAGTTGTGGCCCTCAATCAGTCCGAACAAAACAGTGGAGGGTGCAATAGGTGGCATTGTCATTGCGATTGTGACTTCTGTTGTTTTTGCATGGGTGTCAGACGGCTTGTTAACTTGGCAAAGGGCAATATGGATTGGTCTAGCATGCGCCGTGGTGGGACAGATGGGAGATCTGATTCAATCTGCTTACAAGCGTGTGTACAACATCAAGGATTCCGGTACCCTGCTCCCGGGGCATGGTGGCATTCTGGATCGGTGCGACAGCTGGATCGTTGTTTTTCCATTCGTACATATACTAATGCTTCTGCCCTATTAA